Proteins encoded in a region of the Clostridium beijerinckii genome:
- a CDS encoding glycoside hydrolase family 66 protein, which yields MRKSRKKLKILCSLALMSTTILSTVSIISNTAYANSDFIEMPIVNTSEKGAFNQKLLLYDVSTDKSMYNPGSNVSVKINLVNYTGNEISNGTIELSAKHLDTQVGSTVTQNFSIEKDENKDLFINWTVPNEDFKGYLLEITCKDSEGKVIESSSTAVDVSSNWLKFPRYGYLTNYEKSVNTKDIIDQLKKFHINGLQYYDWQDKHHDPIAGEGSNVEDIWQDLSKHDVYKSTIEGYIKNGHEAGISSMQYNLIYGATQGYENDGVKKEWGLYKDPSGTDGEQWTMAMPSGWETDALYFMDPSNKEWQDYLFAREKEVFEAFDFDGWHMDTVGDFGTVYKADGTPVSITTTFKDFINAAKKEFPDKYILFNPVGNKGHEDVNSSNVSGAYTEVWPWDGIITYNSLKGIVDQARTETKGRSLIVPAYMNYELGDKHSEEKPGKFNTSSVLLTGASVFAAGGSRLELGDDTRMLTKEYFPNRNVVMDEELKARERKYYDFIVAYENLLRDGQINSNNEIQVEGYENSNIGEANKIWTYGKKDSNYDVIQMVNLLGVFDNTWRAADGSKSKPTKAENFKVKYYVTQDIQSVSLASPDANDCKSQSLEFSKGNDEKGNYIEFTVPSLEYWDMIYLKKLSSENIDKNNDIIGVQGQLTNPGFEDGFMGWNISGRSYGLDSTDAASGNNKLYFYDNKPYTKKIDQTVVGLKNGKYRVTAMVKQNTGIPDYAAMELTSGDKSEKVNIKHSDNYRKIEGTIDVKDGKLNIAFNFISTLNGEANLQIDDIQLLDENGNVVSKEAKVIKQGEGASSSNIPESVGKITNGDFETGDTTGWVAANPDGFGVNDQDVFAGNNKCYFWGQGKQMLQQKVTELTNGTYTVKAMVKQNTGNPTSSQLELSGFGGEAASIKIPHGDSYVEISQQVTVTNGTLIISFIQDGKEWTNLQIDNVELVAN from the coding sequence ATGAGAAAGTCAAGAAAAAAATTAAAAATTTTATGTAGTTTAGCACTTATGTCAACTACAATTCTATCAACTGTATCAATTATATCAAATACCGCATATGCAAATTCTGATTTTATAGAAATGCCTATAGTAAATACTTCTGAGAAAGGGGCCTTTAATCAAAAGCTTTTACTATATGATGTCTCAACAGATAAATCTATGTATAATCCAGGATCAAATGTAAGTGTAAAAATTAATTTGGTCAATTATACAGGAAATGAAATATCCAATGGAACTATAGAGCTATCGGCAAAGCATCTTGATACACAAGTTGGGAGTACAGTAACTCAAAATTTTTCAATTGAAAAAGATGAAAATAAAGATTTATTCATAAACTGGACAGTTCCTAATGAGGATTTTAAAGGCTATTTACTTGAAATAACGTGTAAAGATTCTGAAGGAAAAGTCATAGAGTCATCATCAACAGCTGTAGATGTCTCCTCAAATTGGCTTAAATTTCCTAGATACGGTTATCTAACTAATTATGAGAAAAGTGTTAATACAAAAGATATAATAGATCAGTTGAAAAAATTCCATATAAATGGTCTGCAATATTATGATTGGCAAGACAAACATCATGATCCTATAGCAGGTGAAGGTTCAAATGTTGAAGATATATGGCAGGATTTATCAAAACATGATGTATATAAATCAACAATAGAAGGATATATTAAGAATGGTCATGAAGCAGGAATTTCTTCAATGCAATACAATTTAATATATGGAGCGACTCAAGGATATGAAAATGATGGTGTAAAAAAGGAATGGGGTTTATATAAGGATCCAAGTGGAACTGATGGAGAACAGTGGACTATGGCAATGCCTAGCGGCTGGGAAACAGATGCGCTTTACTTTATGGATCCATCAAATAAAGAATGGCAGGATTATCTCTTTGCAAGGGAAAAGGAAGTTTTTGAAGCATTTGATTTTGATGGATGGCATATGGATACTGTAGGTGATTTTGGAACAGTGTATAAAGCAGATGGGACACCAGTATCAATTACAACTACTTTTAAAGATTTTATTAATGCAGCTAAGAAAGAATTTCCTGACAAATATATATTATTTAATCCAGTTGGAAATAAGGGGCACGAAGATGTAAATAGTAGTAATGTAAGTGGTGCATATACAGAAGTATGGCCTTGGGATGGAATTATAACATATAATTCCTTAAAAGGTATTGTAGACCAAGCAAGAACTGAGACAAAAGGAAGATCATTAATAGTGCCGGCATATATGAATTATGAATTGGGAGATAAACATAGTGAAGAAAAGCCTGGAAAATTTAATACTTCCTCAGTGCTATTAACAGGGGCTTCAGTCTTTGCAGCAGGTGGATCTAGACTTGAGCTGGGCGATGATACAAGAATGCTTACTAAAGAGTATTTCCCCAATAGAAATGTTGTTATGGATGAAGAGTTAAAGGCAAGGGAAAGAAAATATTATGACTTTATAGTTGCTTATGAAAACTTATTAAGAGATGGACAAATAAATAGTAATAATGAAATCCAAGTTGAAGGTTATGAGAATAGTAATATAGGTGAAGCTAATAAAATATGGACTTACGGAAAAAAAGATTCAAATTATGATGTTATTCAAATGGTAAATCTTTTAGGTGTTTTTGATAATACTTGGAGAGCTGCTGATGGATCGAAATCTAAGCCAACTAAAGCAGAAAATTTTAAGGTTAAGTATTATGTAACCCAAGATATTCAAAGTGTTTCATTAGCATCACCTGATGCTAATGATTGTAAATCACAAAGTTTAGAATTTTCAAAAGGAAACGATGAAAAAGGAAATTATATAGAATTTACAGTACCATCTTTGGAATATTGGGATATGATTTATTTAAAAAAATTAAGTTCTGAGAATATTGATAAGAATAATGATATAATAGGCGTTCAAGGTCAATTAACAAATCCAGGTTTTGAAGATGGATTTATGGGCTGGAATATATCCGGAAGAAGTTATGGCTTAGATTCCACAGATGCAGCATCTGGAAATAATAAGTTATATTTCTATGATAATAAGCCTTATACCAAAAAGATTGATCAAACAGTTGTAGGATTAAAAAATGGAAAATATAGAGTAACGGCTATGGTAAAACAAAATACAGGGATTCCAGATTATGCAGCTATGGAATTAACTTCTGGAGATAAGAGTGAAAAAGTTAATATAAAACATAGCGATAATTATAGAAAAATAGAAGGAACCATAGATGTTAAGGATGGAAAATTAAATATAGCTTTTAACTTTATATCTACTTTAAATGGCGAAGCTAATTTACAAATTGATGATATTCAGTTATTAGATGAGAACGGAAATGTTGTATCAAAGGAAGCTAAGGTTATTAAGCAGGGCGAAGGCGCAAGTTCATCTAACATACCAGAATCAGTTGGAAAAATAACAAATGGAGATTTTGAAACAGGTGATACAACAGGCTGGGTAGCAGCTAATCCAGATGGATTTGGAGTTAATGATCAAGATGTCTTTGCTGGAAATAATAAATGTTATTTTTGGGGGCAAGGAAAACAAATGTTACAACAAAAAGTAACTGAGTTGACTAATGGAACTTATACAGTAAAAGCAATGGTTAAACAAAATACTGGAAATCCTACATCATCGCAATTAGAATTATCAGGTTTTGGAGGAGAGGCAGCTTCGATTAAAATTCCACATGGAGATTCCTATGTTGAAATTTCGCAACAAGTCACTGTTACTAATGGCACTTTAATAATCTCATTTATACAAGATGGCAAAGAATGGACAAACTTACAAATTGATAATGTTGAGTTAGTAGCAAACTAG
- a CDS encoding N-acetylmuramoyl-L-alanine amidase family protein gives MIKRVNKIITLVTITTIVTTLSSSPIVFASDALKEKDGDFNAAVAYSNKYLYDGYRGTDGEEQTIYYNNGKYNELENSDAYDDSIKYDNRYIELDNNGKEDLFNLQTGKFEGEDIEDQKFDIRRDLVKKLKETNRYGSNITDYLQLGDRISSNKGSFGDVWYKYTADYNYGQAIKYVTIINLAANSNDEWDNITLKKGDEITSDFGDSYQFWFSVTTNDPTNKETDGIEKTYNGDITAASKYIAKRLKDYCGYDAEVTTENGSPVIQIISDEKLEGTVITGHNSDISIESKMALAKNIQYVSDDTKNSNDAVRDMIADNYTSKTVESVYGTTTTDSAVKYTTTIDINAESDHEWKNITLKKGDDVTSSFGDTYQFWFSITADESGNLESDGEAKTYNGDVEAAAEYIAGRIRDYCGYDAQVIEQDGKSLIQITSDIKLDKNVIMAYDDNISVKTEENDSSSDEDGDNNSGTNSGENTTGSDTNTGEETSSGTHAIINYDKEAIYYGFVNNSGKYIDVSKFANIKFIYTIDGKTKTESIKEFGEKYGDENIVANLTDIGSDLLTQDSTYIYVSANVEFTSDSDISIAYPDGTNSKKYILKISKAVGDKVDGAYTPKEVTAYEMNGESDFLSWIQPKLSDDWYNLDVCAKDGNIYVIRFNKDGGNNKIQVNQVGFETVRDDDLKVSRNKIYKVNDPSIETRIKGQKLTVTDAGEIRNLIKPYYSIDAEGNLWVLGLKKIYEFNGNGFDEKYTVPAKITNLDVYNGNNLIAWGDNGTEYSYVTNINEFSSTSDEKDSGNENNGNGGAGDGESTSDNDNASSDESVIKSGWIKTKLGWQFFDESGKQVKNSWIKVNEKWYVIDENGIMETGWINMSRKWYYLSSDGSMATGWMQEGNSWYYLQSDGEMSTGWVNDDGNWYYLKESGEMSIGWISNNGNWYHLGTDGVMSTGWLKYGKHWYYLDKNGKMLSDTTINGYKLGNDGALI, from the coding sequence ATGATTAAAAGAGTTAACAAAATAATAACACTAGTAACAATTACAACAATTGTTACTACTCTTAGTTCATCACCAATTGTATTTGCTTCTGATGCATTGAAAGAAAAGGATGGGGATTTTAATGCTGCCGTTGCTTACTCAAATAAGTATTTATACGATGGGTATAGAGGAACTGATGGGGAAGAACAAACAATATACTACAATAATGGAAAGTATAATGAACTAGAGAATTCAGATGCATATGATGATTCTATAAAGTACGATAATAGGTATATTGAACTAGATAATAATGGTAAGGAAGATCTATTTAATTTGCAAACAGGAAAGTTTGAAGGGGAAGATATAGAAGATCAAAAATTTGATATTAGAAGAGATTTAGTAAAAAAATTAAAAGAAACCAATAGATATGGCAGTAATATAACAGATTATCTTCAATTAGGTGATAGAATTTCAAGTAATAAAGGTTCCTTTGGTGATGTATGGTATAAATATACTGCAGATTATAATTATGGACAAGCTATTAAATATGTAACAATAATCAATTTAGCTGCAAATTCCAATGATGAATGGGATAATATTACATTGAAAAAAGGTGATGAAATAACATCAGACTTTGGAGACAGCTATCAATTTTGGTTTTCAGTAACAACTAATGATCCTACTAATAAAGAAACTGATGGTATAGAAAAAACCTATAATGGCGATATAACTGCAGCATCAAAGTATATAGCTAAAAGATTAAAAGATTATTGTGGATATGATGCAGAGGTGACTACAGAGAATGGAAGTCCTGTTATCCAAATAATATCTGATGAAAAATTAGAAGGAACTGTAATAACGGGGCATAATAGTGATATTTCAATAGAATCTAAAATGGCACTTGCTAAAAATATTCAATATGTATCGGATGATACGAAAAATTCTAACGATGCTGTAAGAGATATGATTGCTGATAATTATACTTCTAAAACCGTAGAATCAGTATATGGAACTACAACAACAGATTCTGCTGTAAAATATACAACAACTATTGATATAAATGCAGAGTCAGATCATGAATGGAAAAATATAACCTTAAAAAAGGGTGATGATGTAACATCAAGCTTTGGAGACACTTATCAATTTTGGTTTTCAATAACAGCTGATGAATCTGGTAATTTAGAGTCTGACGGAGAAGCAAAAACTTATAATGGAGATGTGGAAGCAGCAGCAGAATACATAGCTGGAAGAATAAGAGATTACTGTGGATATGATGCACAAGTTATTGAGCAAGATGGAAAATCATTAATTCAAATAACATCAGATATAAAGCTAGATAAAAACGTAATAATGGCATATGATGATAATATTTCAGTTAAAACAGAGGAAAATGATTCTTCATCAGATGAAGATGGTGATAACAATTCAGGGACAAATAGTGGAGAAAACACAACTGGTTCTGACACAAATACTGGAGAAGAAACTTCAAGCGGGACACACGCTATAATAAATTATGACAAGGAGGCAATATATTATGGCTTTGTAAATAATTCTGGCAAATATATAGATGTCTCTAAGTTTGCAAATATCAAATTTATATATACAATTGACGGAAAAACTAAGACAGAAAGTATAAAAGAGTTTGGAGAAAAATACGGAGATGAAAATATTGTAGCCAATTTAACTGACATAGGATCAGATTTGTTAACACAAGATTCAACTTACATTTATGTCAGTGCAAATGTAGAATTTACTTCAGATAGTGATATAAGCATTGCATATCCAGATGGGACAAACAGCAAAAAATACATCTTAAAGATTTCTAAGGCTGTAGGAGATAAAGTTGATGGAGCATATACACCTAAAGAAGTTACAGCATATGAAATGAATGGAGAATCTGATTTTCTATCTTGGATTCAGCCTAAACTTAGTGATGACTGGTATAATTTGGATGTATGCGCTAAGGATGGAAATATATATGTTATAAGATTCAATAAAGACGGAGGCAATAATAAAATACAAGTAAATCAAGTTGGATTCGAAACTGTACGTGATGATGATTTGAAGGTTAGTAGGAATAAGATATATAAGGTTAATGACCCATCTATTGAAACTAGAATTAAAGGACAAAAATTAACAGTTACGGATGCAGGTGAAATAAGAAATTTAATAAAACCATATTATTCTATAGATGCTGAAGGAAACTTGTGGGTATTAGGCTTGAAAAAGATATATGAATTTAACGGAAATGGCTTTGATGAAAAGTATACAGTTCCTGCAAAGATAACTAATTTAGATGTTTACAATGGTAATAATTTAATTGCTTGGGGAGATAATGGTACAGAATACAGTTATGTAACTAATATTAATGAATTTTCAAGTACTAGTGATGAAAAGGATTCGGGAAATGAAAATAATGGTAATGGAGGTGCTGGTGACGGAGAAAGTACTAGTGATAACGACAATGCTTCAAGTGATGAATCAGTAATTAAAAGTGGATGGATTAAAACAAAGTTAGGCTGGCAATTTTTTGATGAATCAGGAAAACAAGTTAAAAATTCTTGGATTAAAGTAAATGAAAAATGGTATGTAATTGATGAAAACGGTATTATGGAGACTGGTTGGATTAACATGAGTAGAAAGTGGTACTACCTGAGTTCTGATGGAAGTATGGCAACAGGATGGATGCAAGAGGGTAATAGTTGGTATTATCTACAATCAGATGGAGAAATGTCAACAGGCTGGGTAAATGATGATGGAAATTGGTATTACTTAAAGGAATCTGGTGAAATGTCAATTGGATGGATTTCTAATAACGGAAACTGGTATCATCTAGGAACTGATGGGGTCATGAGTACAGGCTGGTTAAAATATGGAAAGCACTGGTATTACTTGGATAAAAATGGAAAAATGTTATCGGATACAACTATAAATGGATATAAACTTGGAAATGATGGTGCTTTAATTTAG
- a CDS encoding methyl-accepting chemotaxis protein has translation MIKLKKRNNKREIDFVNKRKNIFFYCENIIRGSKIKVRLTTSYGLLVLIPLLIVGVSIIVQSKSSIDNKISNFSSQIMAQIGVNISSEMDKNSNFAMSIFTEPDFQDYFENGQTVDYHKINDLNKLIKNKVGTKNDMTGLGIISADKGKIGSFSNQLSDDLMLKLADLSSKSKGKFTWSLNKSSSGYKIYASVQMNTLATGKNFGIVIEELDPKLFINLFKDISLGDSSDIFVLDSQGAVILSDESSLIGTEYKDKSIIEKIQEKESAKSKDKSAKIENSFSTSDGNNLVSYAPLSGSDWYVVGVIPYTYINSESNSLTNNTIIIGLISFMIAMLVALIVSRSISKPLEKLVSLMKKARDGNLALHIEDSSKDEIGEVISAFNEMVSKISDLIGDVKDITNNVSNNTKIVAQVSEHSCSSSEEIAATMSEIAKGASDQAVSVNEGIDFMSVLSDGINIVSKKTENVWSVLEETQKMKKEAVISVNTLKDKASETNNVSAKIVSDINSLDTNINDIKEIIELIGSIAEQTNLLALNAAIEAARAGDSGKGFAVVADEVRKLADRSKESSDQINKIINNIENKTRIVVKEAINSRIIIKEQMDAVDGADEAFKVIFEGMNQISYQLKDIVVSINEIVDCKDKTKIAMENISAISEETAATTEQVSFGANGQISEIQKIFEFVEELNSVVEKLNLTINKFIVN, from the coding sequence ATGATTAAATTAAAAAAAAGAAATAATAAAAGAGAAATAGATTTTGTCAATAAAAGAAAGAATATATTTTTTTACTGTGAAAACATTATAAGAGGTTCTAAAATAAAAGTTAGATTGACAACTTCTTATGGATTATTAGTTTTAATTCCATTATTAATAGTGGGTGTTTCAATAATAGTGCAATCTAAAAGTTCAATCGATAATAAAATTTCAAATTTCTCATCTCAGATAATGGCGCAAATTGGAGTAAATATATCAAGCGAAATGGATAAGAATTCCAACTTCGCTATGTCAATATTTACTGAACCTGATTTTCAGGATTATTTCGAAAATGGACAAACTGTTGATTATCATAAAATTAATGATTTAAATAAATTAATAAAAAATAAAGTGGGAACCAAGAATGATATGACCGGACTCGGAATTATCAGTGCAGACAAAGGGAAAATAGGAAGTTTTTCAAATCAACTATCTGACGATTTAATGTTGAAATTAGCAGATTTATCTAGCAAGTCAAAGGGAAAATTCACATGGTCATTAAACAAAAGTTCATCAGGATATAAAATCTACGCTTCAGTTCAAATGAATACTTTGGCTACAGGTAAGAACTTTGGAATAGTTATAGAAGAATTGGATCCTAAATTATTTATTAATTTGTTTAAAGACATTAGTTTAGGAGATAGTTCTGATATATTTGTTTTAGATTCACAAGGAGCTGTTATTCTAAGTGATGAATCAAGTCTAATTGGAACAGAATATAAAGATAAAAGTATTATAGAGAAAATTCAAGAGAAAGAATCAGCTAAAAGCAAGGATAAAAGTGCTAAGATAGAAAATTCTTTTTCAACAAGTGATGGTAATAATCTAGTATCTTATGCACCTTTAAGTGGTTCAGACTGGTATGTAGTGGGAGTTATACCGTACACTTATATAAACTCTGAATCTAATAGTCTAACAAATAATACTATAATAATTGGTTTGATTTCGTTTATGATAGCCATGTTGGTAGCATTAATAGTATCAAGAAGCATATCAAAACCTTTGGAAAAATTAGTTTCACTTATGAAAAAGGCTAGGGATGGAAATTTAGCTTTGCATATAGAAGATAGTAGTAAAGATGAAATCGGAGAAGTAATAAGTGCATTTAATGAGATGGTGAGTAAAATAAGTGATTTAATTGGAGATGTTAAAGATATTACTAACAATGTATCTAATAATACCAAAATAGTTGCACAGGTTTCAGAACATTCTTGCTCATCTTCAGAAGAAATCGCAGCTACAATGAGTGAAATTGCTAAAGGGGCTTCGGATCAAGCTGTTAGTGTTAATGAAGGAATTGATTTCATGAGCGTATTATCCGATGGAATAAATATAGTGAGTAAGAAAACAGAAAACGTATGGTCAGTATTAGAGGAAACACAAAAAATGAAAAAAGAAGCAGTTATATCAGTTAATACATTGAAAGATAAAGCCAGCGAAACCAATAATGTTTCCGCTAAAATTGTTAGCGATATAAACTCTTTAGACACAAATATAAACGATATAAAAGAAATTATAGAGTTAATTGGTAGTATTGCAGAGCAAACTAACCTTTTAGCATTAAATGCAGCAATCGAAGCAGCAAGAGCTGGAGATTCAGGTAAAGGTTTTGCTGTTGTTGCTGATGAAGTTAGAAAACTAGCTGATAGATCAAAAGAGTCATCTGATCAAATTAATAAAATAATTAATAATATTGAAAATAAAACAAGAATTGTAGTGAAAGAAGCAATCAATTCTAGAATTATAATAAAAGAACAGATGGATGCAGTCGATGGTGCAGATGAGGCTTTTAAAGTTATATTTGAAGGAATGAACCAAATATCATACCAATTAAAAGATATAGTTGTGTCAATTAATGAAATAGTTGATTGTAAAGATAAAACTAAAATAGCAATGGAAAACATTTCAGCTATTTCGGAAGAAACAGCCGCAACTACAGAACAAGTTTCCTTCGGAGCTAATGGACAAATTAGTGAAATTCAAAAAATATTTGAATTTGTAGAAGAACTAAATTCAGTGGTTGAAAAATTAAATCTAACAATAAATAAATTTATAGTTAATTAG
- a CDS encoding ROK family glucokinase, translating to MKEYIFGVDIGGTTIKLGLFKAEGKLLEKWEIETRKENEGKYILKDIVETLENKLNEKNISKENVLGIGIGVPGPVKDDGTVLKCVNLGWKVFNIVDQVNKLVKLPIKAANDANVAALGEMWRGGGKGYKNAVMVTLGTGVGGGIIVDGKIISGSNGAGGEIGHIKVSDNETECCGCGNKGCLEQYASATGIVSLANKALKNTKTKSDLKNFGNLSAKDIFDSAKAGDELALELVDDFGNRLGKALANISCVIDPEIFVIGGGVSKNGSFLIESITKHFKGNAFHSSRNTKFELAKLGNDAGIYGAARLISGN from the coding sequence ATGAAAGAGTATATATTCGGTGTAGATATTGGAGGAACAACCATTAAGCTTGGTTTGTTTAAAGCTGAAGGAAAGTTATTAGAAAAGTGGGAGATTGAAACAAGAAAAGAGAATGAAGGGAAATATATTCTAAAAGATATTGTGGAAACATTAGAAAATAAGCTTAATGAAAAGAATATTTCCAAGGAGAATGTATTAGGGATAGGAATAGGGGTACCAGGACCAGTTAAAGATGATGGAACAGTACTTAAATGTGTAAATCTTGGATGGAAAGTTTTTAACATAGTAGATCAGGTTAATAAATTAGTAAAGTTACCTATTAAAGCTGCAAATGATGCAAATGTTGCTGCACTTGGAGAGATGTGGAGGGGCGGAGGAAAAGGCTATAAAAATGCTGTAATGGTAACACTTGGAACTGGTGTTGGCGGTGGAATAATTGTTGACGGAAAAATAATATCAGGATCAAATGGTGCGGGTGGTGAAATTGGTCATATAAAGGTTTCTGATAACGAGACAGAATGCTGTGGATGTGGAAATAAAGGATGTTTAGAACAATATGCATCTGCAACAGGGATCGTTAGTTTAGCTAATAAGGCTTTAAAAAACACGAAAACAAAATCCGATTTAAAGAATTTTGGGAATTTATCAGCAAAAGATATTTTTGATTCTGCAAAGGCAGGTGATGAATTAGCATTAGAATTGGTAGATGATTTTGGTAATAGATTGGGGAAAGCTTTAGCTAATATCTCATGTGTTATTGATCCAGAGATATTTGTGATTGGTGGAGGTGTATCTAAAAATGGGAGTTTTCTGATCGAAAGCATTACTAAGCATTTTAAAGGAAATGCATTTCATAGTTCAAGAAATACAAAATTTGAGTTGGCCAAATTAGGTAATGATGCTGGAATATATGGTGCTGCAAGATTGATTTCTGGAAACTAG
- a CDS encoding glycoside hydrolase family 13 protein: MNKEWWKESVVYQVYPRSFKDSNGDGIGDLRGIIEKLDYLKELGIDVIWLSPVYKSPNDDNGYDISDYEDIMDDFGTMEDMDKLIEEGNKRDIKILMDLVVNHTSDEHKWFIESKKSKDNPYRDYYIWRDSVNGEEPNDLRSTFSGSAWQYDENSGQYYLHLFSKKQPDLNWENEEMRNKVYDMMNFWIDKGIGGFRMDVIELIGKIPDEKIKENGPKLHEYIEEMNKKTFGGKNLLTVGEAWCSNPEIAKQYSNPDGSELSMIFQFEHILLDQQPGKEKWDLKLLELLDLKKALSRWQVELEGMGWNSLFWNNHDVPRIVSRWGNDKEYRIESAKMLATLLHGMKGTPYIYQGEELGMTNIRFEDLNDYKDIETLNMYKERIEQGYKHEDIMNSIYAKGRDNARTPIQWDDSENAGFTTGEPWIKVNPNYKEINAKLQLNDENSIFNYYKKLIKIRKTNPVVVYGKYELILEENKEIFAYTRTLENEKLLVICNFTGNKTKFALKDEIEFNSKELLISNYDIDTNDSINNIDLRPYESRIYKLTLK, from the coding sequence ATGAATAAGGAATGGTGGAAAGAGAGTGTAGTATATCAGGTATACCCAAGGAGTTTCAAAGATTCTAATGGGGATGGAATCGGGGATTTAAGAGGAATAATAGAAAAGTTAGATTATTTAAAGGAGTTAGGTATAGATGTGATATGGCTATCTCCGGTATACAAATCACCAAATGACGATAATGGATATGATATAAGCGATTATGAAGATATAATGGATGATTTTGGAACGATGGAAGATATGGACAAACTTATTGAAGAAGGAAATAAGAGGGACATAAAAATCCTTATGGATTTAGTTGTTAACCATACTTCCGATGAACACAAATGGTTTATTGAATCTAAAAAATCAAAGGATAATCCATATAGAGATTATTATATATGGAGAGATTCAGTAAATGGAGAAGAACCAAACGATTTAAGATCAACATTTAGTGGAAGTGCATGGCAATATGATGAAAATTCAGGACAATATTATTTACATTTATTTAGCAAAAAGCAACCGGATTTGAATTGGGAAAATGAAGAAATGCGTAATAAAGTTTATGATATGATGAACTTTTGGATTGATAAAGGTATTGGCGGATTCAGAATGGACGTTATTGAGCTTATAGGTAAAATTCCAGATGAAAAGATAAAAGAAAACGGGCCGAAGCTTCATGAATACATTGAAGAAATGAATAAGAAAACTTTTGGAGGTAAGAACTTATTAACTGTTGGAGAAGCTTGGTGTTCTAATCCAGAAATAGCAAAGCAGTATTCAAATCCAGATGGCAGTGAGCTTAGTATGATATTTCAATTTGAACATATTTTATTAGATCAACAGCCAGGTAAGGAAAAATGGGATTTAAAGCTATTGGAACTGCTAGATTTAAAAAAAGCATTATCAAGATGGCAAGTTGAATTAGAAGGAATGGGTTGGAACAGTTTATTCTGGAATAATCATGATGTACCAAGAATAGTTTCAAGATGGGGAAATGACAAAGAATATAGAATAGAAAGTGCAAAAATGCTTGCCACATTGCTGCACGGAATGAAGGGAACCCCTTATATATATCAAGGCGAAGAACTTGGTATGACAAATATAAGATTTGAGGATTTAAATGATTATAAGGATATAGAAACTCTTAATATGTACAAAGAAAGAATAGAGCAAGGTTATAAGCATGAAGATATAATGAATTCTATATATGCAAAAGGTAGAGATAATGCACGTACTCCAATTCAATGGGATGATAGTGAAAATGCAGGTTTTACAACTGGAGAGCCTTGGATAAAAGTAAATCCTAATTATAAAGAAATAAATGCTAAATTACAATTAAATGATGAAAATTCTATATTCAATTATTATAAAAAGCTAATTAAAATTAGAAAAACAAATCCAGTAGTTGTATATGGAAAATATGAATTGATTTTAGAAGAAAATAAAGAAATATTTGCATATACAAGAACTTTAGAAAATGAAAAGTTATTAGTTATTTGTAATTTTACGGGTAATAAGACGAAGTTTGCATTGAAAGATGAAATCGAGTTTAACTCTAAGGAACTTTTAATTTCGAATTATGATATAGATACAAATGATTCTATAAATAATATAGATCTTAGACCTTATGAATCAAGAATTTATAAACTTACATTAAAGTAA